In Blattabacterium sp. DPU, the genomic window TTCAAAATATTATAATATATAATTTTGTTAAAGGAGAAAAAAATAATAAAAAAAAGCTGATTCAAATTATATCAAAATCTGCATCTATAAAATATGGAACAAAATTATATCCTGAAAAAATGGAATGTATAATTAAAGATTTATTTTCTTGTCATAATCCAAATTATACGTATTTAGGAGATCCCATATTTTTTGTATTAAGCAAAAAAAATATTTTTTAAAAAGTGAATTTTTATACAAATTTCAATTCAGACGCTGTCAAACATTTAATAAGCATTAATATACTTGTATATACAGCTACTTTTGTCTTTTCACAATATAAAATAGAAAATATACTTTCTTTATATCATCCTTTAGATGAACGATTTGAATTATATCAAATTTTGACTCATATGTTCGTTCACTCCAAACGACTTTTTTTACATATAATCTTTAATATGTTAGCTTTATTCATGTTTGGAGGACAAATAGAAACTATATTAGGAGTAAAAAAATTTATAATTATATATTTTTTATCAGGTGTTTTAGCCGCTTTATTTCAAATCATTTTTAATACTGGTATTTTGTATTATTTTGTTCAAACTTTAGATTTTTCACAAGCTAAGAAAGCATTAGATTATTTAAATGAAGAACAAAAAATAAATCTTTATAGCTCTATGTATTCTCCTATGATGGGAGCTTCTGGAGCCGTAAGTGGAATAGTAGGAGCTTTTGCTAAATTTTTTCCGGAACATAGAATTTTTATTCTTCCTTTTCCTTTTCCAATAGCAGTTAGAAAAGCTTTGATAATTTTTATTTCTGGAAGTTTTATTTCGGCTATTTTAAATTTGGCTCCTGGAGTTGCTCATTTTGCCCATATTGGTGGAATATTATCAGGTTATTTTATAGTAAGTTTTTTCTATAAAAAATAACTTTTATAAAGTTCATGATTTTTCACTCTTAAATAAAAAAGAAATGAAATATACAAATGATAATAAAAATAATAAAGACAAATAAGAATATTTTCCATTTACTGTTTTCATAATTCTATCCCAACGAAATTTCCAATTAAATATATTTAAAGGATTATCTCTATCCCAATCAATGCTCATCCATATAAATATGGGTTTCCCTACTATATGATCTTCTGGAACGAACCCCCAATAACGAGAATCAGATGAATTATGTCTGTTATCTCCCATCATAAAATAATAATTGTTTTTTACTTCATAATATTTTTTTGAAAAAAAATCGAATTTATTCACTTTTTCATAAGTAAAAATTTCATTATAAATGTGAATATTTTTTGAATTTAATTGAATTAATTCTCCTTTTTTGGGGATGTGTAATGGACCAAAAAAATCTCTATTCCAATCAGTGTAATTATGAAATATCATATTTTCCTTAAAATGAATAGGAAGAATATACTTTTTTATAAAAACTATATTATCAAATAAATGTTTTATCTGAACTGCTTTTTGTTCGTTCAACATGATTTGGTAAAAATATTCATCATTTTTTTCTCCAATATATTCAACGTCCTCAATATCCATTTTATTTTTAAGATACTCTATGTTTAAAGGAATATTTTCCGTTTTAATAAAATAAGCTTGTTGTTTTTCTAAAAAAAATTTTTCTTTTTTATGATTAACAAATAAAATTCCTTTTTTAATAGATATTAAATCTCCCGGTAATCCTACACAACGTTTAATATAATGATCTTTTCTATCTATTATTTTATGATTAGAATCTTTGGGAAAATTGAAAACGACTATATCATTTCTTTGGATAGATTGTATGGAAGGAAAACGAAAATAAGGCCATTGAAAAATAGAAATATAAGATTTTATATTTCCAATAATATTATTATGAATAAATGGAATGGAAATGGGGGACATAGGCATTCGTAATCCATAATGAATTTTACTAACTAGGATAAAATCTCCTACTAATAAAGTTCTTTCCATAGAAGAAGTAGGAATGACAAAAGGCTGAACTATATAAGTATGAGTAACAAAAGAAAGAATTATAGCTAATAAAATTCCTATATGATCTGTTTTCTTTTTTTTTGTTATATTTTCAATTTTTAATAATTGAATTTTTTTAAAAAAATTTATGTAAAAAATATATAATCCTGCTGATAAAAAAAATAAAATAATATTTTTTTTCGTTTTTTTGAAAAAAGTAAAAATTAAATCCATCCACAAAATAAAAATTAATATTATACTAGTTAATGGAAATAATAACAAAAAAATACACCATATAGATCTTTTATAAATTTTTAAAATAATAAAAATATTATATACAGGAATAAGAATCTTCCAAGATTTTATTCCTAATTTTTTGTACAACTTCCATGTTCCTAAAACATGAATAACATGTTCAAAAAATAAAAAAATACCATTAAAAATAAAATATTGATGCATAAATGATATTTTATATTCCTAAAACCTCTTTCATAGAAAAAATCCCTTTTTTGTTTTGTATCCATTCTGCCGCAATAATAGCTCCTAAAGCAAATCCATCTCTATTATGAGCTTGATGTTGGATTCTTATTTCTTCTATTTTAGATTCATATTTGACAATATGTATTCCTGGTACATTATCGAATCTTTTTGATGAAATCAAAATTTGATCTTTTGTTTTTTTATCGTTTTTATCATCTAAAATCCATGTTTTTTTCATGCTATTATTCACTATATCTTTTGCCAAAGAAAGAGCTGTTCCACTAGGTTTATCTATTTTTTTTTTGTGATGTATTTCTTCTATTGTGACTTCATATTCTTTAGAATATGAATGTAATAATTTTGATAATTTTTTATTAATTTCAAAAAAAATATTCATTCCAATACTAAAATTGGAAGAATACAAAAGAGATCCATTTTTTTCTTTACATATTTTTTTAATAATTTCAAATTTTTCTAGCCATCCTGTAGTTCCACTTACTATAGGAATATTATTTTCTACACAAATTTTTACATTGTTAAATGCAGAATCAGGTTGACTAAATTCTATTGCTACATTTGAATTTGAATTATTCAATAAATGTACAGAAGGAGTTTCATCATAACATAATGAAATTTTATGATTTCTAATTTTAGCTATTTTTTCTATAGTTTTCCCCATTTTTCCATATCCTATTATTGCTATATTCATAATATTATTTGATTGATTAGAATAAAATTCATAATTCATTCAAAGATAGTCTATATTTTTTTTTGATGAAATATCAATAAACTTTATTTATATTTGATGTTCAGATGTTAAAATTCATGAATTTAATATTTTTAAAGCCCACGTGGTGAAAATGGTAGACACGCCACTTTGAGGGGGTGGTATCCGATTTAGGATGTGCTGGTTCAAATCCAGTCGTGGGTACAATTTGTATCATCTTATATAAGAACACGAAATAAATCTGGATTTTTATTCAAGTATTGAAAATGAACTTTATGCTTTTTCATTCTTCCTAAGAATCCTGAAAATTCATTTTTATCTGCTAATTCTATTCCTATTACAGCTGGTCCTTCTTCTTTAGAAGTTTTTTTAGAATATTCAAAATAGGTAATATCATCTTTTGGCCCTAAAATATTATTTACAAATTCTTTTAGAGCTCCAGCTCTCTGGGGAAATTTTACAATAAAATAATGTTTTTTTTCTTCATATAAAAGAGATCTTTCTCTTATTTCTTCAGTTCTGGTAATATCATTATTTCCTCCACTTAAAATACAGACAATAGTTTTTCCTTTAATTTCATTAGAGTAAAAATCCAAAGCAGCTATTGAAAGAGCTCCAGCAGGTTCTGCAACAATTGCTTCTAAGTTATACAAATCTAAAATTGTTGTGCAAACCTTACCCTCAGGAACTGTTTTGATATCAAATAATGTTTGATGACATATATTAAAATTTAATTTCCCCACCTTTTTTACTGAAGCTCCATCAATAAATCTATCTATTGTTTTTAATTCCACAATTTTTCCTTTTTTTAAAGAATAACTCATAGATGGGGCTCCTTTAGGTTCCACTCCTATAATTTTAGTTTTAGGGCTAAATTCTTTGAAATGACTACTCACACCCGAAGCTAATCCTCCTCCACCAATAGGAATAAAAATATAATCAATATTTAAAATTGATTGTTGTAGAATTTCTAACCCAACAGTAGCTTGTCCTTCAATAATTTTAATGTCATCAAAAGGATGAATAAAAATTTTTTCATTTTTTTTACAATATATTATGGCTTCACTACTTACCGCATCAAAAGTATCTCCCATTAGAATAATTTCAATATACTTTTTTCCAAACATTTTTACTCTTTCTACTTTTTGTTTAGGGGTAGTACTTGGCATATATATTTTTCCCGGAATTTTTAATATATTACAAGAATATGCAACTCCTTGTGCATGATTTCCTGCACTTGCACAAACAATTCCCTTTTTCAGTTCTGTATAAGATAAACTCTTTATTTTATTATAAGCTCCTCTAATCTTATATGAACGTATGATTTGTAAGTCTTCTCTTTTTAAAAAAATATTTGCTTTATATTTTTCTGATAAAAGAGAATTTTTTTGTAACGGAGTTTCATAAATGATATCTTTTAATATATTTTTAGCTTTAACTATTTCTTTGTAAGAAGGAAAGTATCCTTTCAACTTATTTTTCAATACTTTAAAAATAATTTGTTAATTCTGATCTTTTTTTTCTGGTCTAAGATTTCGAATTATGGATCCTACTTTCCATAATTCACTTTGTCTAAGATTTTGTAATTCCTTTTGTAATTTTTCTCTATAATTTATATCACTATTGGCTTTAATAATTCTTTTCACTTCTTTTCCAGAAGAAACTTCATGATATAATTCATTAAAAATTGGAAGAGTAGCATCTCTAAATTTTTTCCACCAATCCAAAGCTCCTCTTTGTGCGGTAGTAGAACAATTAGCATACATCCAATCCATTCCTTTTTCTGATACTAGTGGCATCAAACTTTGAGTCAACTCTTCTACCGTTTCGTTAAAAGATTCTGAAGGAGAATGTCCTTTTTCTCTTAATATTTGATATTGTGCCGCAAAAATTCCTTGTATAGCTCCCATCAAAGTCCCTCTTTCTCCTACTAAATCAGAATATACCTCATTTTGAAAATTGGTTTCAAATAAATATCCAGATCCTATTCCAATTCCAATAGACAAAGTTTTTTCTAAACTTTTTCCACTATAATCTTGATAAATAGCATAACTAGAATTAATTCCTTTTCCTTGTTTAAATAGTTTTCTTAAACTAGTTCCTGACCCTTTTGGCGCTACTAAAAAAATATCTATATTTTCAGGAGGAGAAATTTTTGTTTGATCATGAAAAGTTAATCCTAAACCATGTGAAAAATATAAGGATTTTCCTTCAGTTAAATATTTACTAAGAGTAGGCCAAAAATATATTTGACCTGCATCTGATAACAAATACATAATTATAGTTCCTTTTTCAGAAGCATCTTCCAAAGAAAAAAGATTTTCACCTTCTATCCATCCGTCTTTTAACGCTTTTTTCCAAGAAAAAGAATGTTTTCTTTGTCCTACTATCACTTTAAATCCATTATCTCTTAAGTTTAGAGATTGCCCAGGACCTTGAACTCCATAACCTAATACAGCAATAGTTTCTTGTTTCAAAATTTCTTTAGCTTTATATAATGAAAATTCATTTCTTGTAATGATATTTTCTTCTATAGATCCAAATTTAATTTTCATAATTTTAAATTATTTAATATGTTACTAATGGTAAATCCATTCTCTTCCATGAATTTTTTCTAGAATTTTTTTCTTCTAGTTTATAATAATAAACATGAATAATTCCAATTAATTTTTCAATTAATTTTTTTATTTTTAACAATTGTTCTTCTGGCTCTTCTAAATCAAGGATATATCTAATATTGCTAATAGTTTTGTTATCATTGTGATTAGATACATTAATATGATTAGTTTTTATGTTTTTTCGATTGAGAATAATAAGAATTCTACTTAATAATCTTGTATCTTTTTCTCCTAAAATTATTATTCTGAATTGATGCTTCATAGTATTATATATTTTTGTGTTAAATAAATTATGTTAAACGAATTTCATCTACCGCAGCTCCTGCCGGAATCATAGGAAAAACATTGTCTTCTTTTTCTGTAATAACTTCTAATAAAAAAGCTTTGTCATGGTTTAATGCTTTTTTTACTGATTTTTCTAATTCTTCTCTTTGACTTACTTTCTTTGCTTTTATGTTATAAGCATGAGCTAATTGTACAAAATCTGGATTAACTAGTTCTGTACACGAATAACGTTTATCAAAAAAAAGCTGTTGCCACTGACGTACCATTCCCAAAAAATTATTATTTAACAGTATAATTTTAACGGGAATCTTATTTTGTAAGATAGTCCCCATTTCTTGTATTGTCATTTGAATTCCTCCATCTCCAACAACACAAATCACCTGCCTATTTCGAGCTCCTAATTGAGCTCCTATAGAAGCAGGTAAAGCAAATCCCATAGTACCCAATCCCCCAGAAGTTATTTGACTTTTTTTATAAGTAAAATTGAAATATCTTGAAGCTATCATTTGATGTTGTCCTACATCAGTTACAAGAATTGCATTTCTTTTCTTATATTGATTTATCCATTTAATTACTTCACCCATAGTAATTCCTTTTTTTTTTGGATTTATATCTCCTTGTATTACTATGGTTTTTTCTTTTTCTTTAAGACAAAAAAATTTACTTATCCATTTTTTATGGATCGATTCATGAACATAAAAAATTAATTTTTTTAAAGAGATTTTACAATCTCCTAAAATTGGAATATGACATAAAATATTTTTATTAATTTCTGAACTATCTATTTCTAAATGAATAATTTTAGCTTGTTTAGCATATTTTTTAACATCTCCAGTAACACGATCGTCAAATCGCATCCCTATTGCAATAAGAATATCACATTGATTAGTTAAAATATTGGGAGCATAATTTCCATGCATGCCTAACATACCTACATATAAATGATGATTATTAGACAATGCTCCTAACCCTAACAGAGTGCTAGCTACTGGAATTCCAGTTTTTTCAACAAATTCTTTAAATTCTTCTTCCGCTTCAGCTAAAATCACTCCTTGACCTACTAGAATTAAAGGCCTTTCCGCTGAATTAATTAGATTTGCTGCTTTTATTATTTTTTCGTTTTCTATACAGGGATATGGATGAAAATTTCTTATATATTCACAACGTGTATAATGAAATACCGTTTTTTGAAATTGAGCATCTTTAGTAATATCTATTAATACAGGTCCTGGTCTCCCTTTTTTAGCTATCAAGAATCCTTTTTGAATCGATTTACAAATATCTTTAGCTTTTAAAACTTGAATATTCCATTTAGTAACAGGAATAGAAATATCTATAATATTTGTTTCTTGAAAAGCATCAGTTCCTAATAAATGAGAAGATACTTGTCCAGTAATGCAAACAACAGGAGTACTGTCTATCAAGGCATCTGCTAGTCCAGTAATTAAATTAGTCGCTCCTGGACCTGAAGTCGTGAAACATACTCCAATTTTTCCGGTTGCTCTAGCGTATCCTTGTGCGGCATGAATAGATCCTTGTTCATGACGCATGAGAACATGAGATATGGAATTTAAATAATCGTGCAGAGAATCATATATAGGCATAATAGCTCCACCTGGATATCCAAATATGTATTCTACTTCTTCATGTAATAGTGTTTTTATTACTATTTCTGAACCAGAAAATAACTTTTTTTCCATATACAACTAAAATTGATCTGTAATGCATCCTTCAGAAGCTGGAGATACCATTCTTGTATATTTGTATAGATATCCTTTTTTAACTTTTAGTGAAGGAGGAGTCCATAATTTTCTTCTCCTTTGTATTTCCTCTACTCCCACTTCTAGAGTAATGGTATTATTTTCCGTATCTATTTTAATAATATCTTCATTTTGTACTAAAGCAATTAATCCTCCAGAGTGTGCTTCTGGAGTGATATGTCCTACAACAAAACCATGTGATCCTCCTGAAAATCTTCCATCTGTAATAAGAGCTACTTTTTTTCCTAACCCAGATCCCATAATATAAGATGTTGGTTTTAACATTTCTGGCATTCCTGGACCACCTATTGGCCCTACATATCGAATAACAATAACAATTCCAGGTAAAATTCTATTATTCAAAATAGCTTGATTAACTTCTTCTTCTGAATCGAAAACATTAGCCTTTCCTCTAAAAATTGTTCCTTCTTTTCCAGTAATTTTAGCAATAGCTCCTTCTGGAGATAAGTTTCCATACAAAATTCTAATATGTGCATTTTTTTTTATGGGATTGTCTAAAGAATGAATAATTTTTTGATTAAAAGTTATATTAGGAATATTTTTCATATTGTCATACAATGTTTTTCCAGTAACGGTTAAACAATCTCCTGATAATATTCCTTCATTTAATAAATATTTAATAATAACAGGCATTCCTCCTATATCTGTATGAATATCTTCCATTAAGAAAGTTCCACTAGGTTTTAGATTTCCAATAAGAGGAACTTGATTACTTATTTTTTGAAAATCTTTTAAAGAAAAATCAATATTTGCTGATCTAGCGATGGCTAAAAAATGTAAAATACAATTAGTTGATCCACCTAAACACATAGCTAATTTTACTCCATTTTCTATAGAAGTTTTTGTTACTATATCTTTTGGATTAATCCCTTTTTTTAATAGATTTTCAATATATTTAGATACTTCTTGACATTCTCTTTTTTTATTTTCACTTGTTGAAGGAGAAGAGGAAGAATAAGGAAGCATCATTCCCATTGCTTCTAAAGCAGAAGCGATAGTATTTGCCGTATACATACCTCCACAAGCACCTGGACCAGGACAAGAATTTTTTATTATATTTTTATACTCAAATTCAGTAATTTGACGAGTATTTTTTTTTCCTAAAGCTTCAAAAGAAGAAACAACATCTAATTTATTCCCATTATAATAACCAGGAGAAATACTGCCTCCATATACAATTATAGAAGGTCTATTCAATCTTAGCAAAGCAATCATGACTCCTGGTATATTTTTATCGCATCCAGGAATAGCTATTATTCCATCATAATGGTGAGAATCCACTACAGTTTCTATGCTATCCGCTATTAATTCTCTAGAAGGAAGTGAATATCTCATACCTGATGTTCCCATAGTAATTCCATCACTTACTCCAATCGTGGTAAATTGAAATCCTATTAAATTTTGGTTTATAACCGATGATTTTATTTTTTTCGCTAATTTATCCAAATGCATATTGCAAGGATTCCCTTCATACCAATTACTAACTATTCCTATTTGAGCCTTACAAAAATCTGATTCTTTCATTCCGGTAGCATATAACATAGCATGTGCTGCTGGTAAATTAGGTTCTTTTGTTATTTTTTTGCTAAAATTGTTAATTCTTTTTTTCATGAAATATTTGAATAAATCAAAAAGCTCTACTGAGCTATCAAATAGGGTAAAAATAATACCTTACTTGAATAGTTTTGTAAAAAAAAACTATTTTAAATTATATAATATGCAAAAATATGAAAAAATAAATTATATAAAAATGGTTTTTATGTATTTATTTTAAATTATTATTATTATTTTTACCATTAATGAATATATATTGAAAAGTTTCTAATAAAAATTGTTATAATAATACATTTTAAATTTTTTTTAAAAAAAGTATGTTTTTTTTTGATAAAAATTTAAAAACAAAATTTTTATTTATAATAATATTCAAATTTTGATAAAAAATATAAAAAATAAAATGATAGAAATAACCCCTGATCCTATTAATTCTTTTCCAAGATACCAAACAGCAAATTGTCCTTCTGTTATAGCACATTGCATGTTTTCAAATTCGACAAACATTCCTTCTTTAATTTTATGTAATTTTGATTTTTGTAATGGCTGTCTATAACGAATTCTACAAAATACGTCCATTTTTTCTCCTTCAAAAAGACTAAGATCTTCCCGAATCCAATGAATATTTTTTTCCTGAATAAACAAAGATTTTCTATATAATCCTGGATGTTTTTTCCCCATTCCCGTATAAACAATATTTTTTTCTACATCAGTATCTATAACAAAAAGAGCTTCCTGATAACCTCCTAATGCTATTCCTTTACGTTGTCCTTTTGTAAAATAATAGGCCCCTTGATGATATCCTATAATTTCTCCATCTGTTTTTTTATATTTTTTTTTTCTAGATATAAAAAATAATTCTTCTTCTTTAGAAAAGAAAATTTTTTTTTCTAGATATACTGAAGCATTAGAATTAATACAAACTATTTCTCCTTTTTTGGGGAAAATTTTTTTTTTAAGAAAATTTGGAAAATTAATTTTTCCTACAAAACATAATCCCTGAGATTCTTTTTTATGAGCATTCCATAATTTATGAATTTCTGCTATTTTTCTTACTTGATTTTTAGTTAAAAGGCCTAATGGAAATAGGGATTTTTCCAATTGATATTGCGTTAATTGACATAAAAAATATGATTGATCTTTATTAAGATCCTTTCCAATTAAAAGACGATAAATTGTTTTTTTATTTTTTATAATTTTTTCTTTTTTCACATAATGTCCTGTTGCAATAAAATCTGCTCCTAAATCAAGTGCTTTTTTCAAAAAAACATTAAATTTTATTTCTTTATTACATAAAATATCTGGATTTGGTGTTTTTCCCAATCTATACTCATGAAACATATAGTTTATGACACGTTTTTTATACTCATTTTTCATTTCAATTACTTGAAAAGGGATATTTAATTGTTTAGCTACTAACATAGCATCAATACAATCCTCTTTCCAAGTACATTTATTATTATAATTTTCCTCTTCCCAATTATGCATGAATAAACCAATAACTTCATATCCTTTTTTTTTGAGAATTAATGCAGCAACACTCGAATCTACGCCGCCTGAAAGGCCTATTACTACTTTTTGCATAATGATAAAATTATTATATAAAATCAAATGAAAAAATAAAATGAAGGATTTTATTTGTAAATTTTTTCTTTTAAGAAAACATTTCTCTTACACGATCAAAAAATGATTTTTCTGAATTACCGGGATGAGGGAGAAAATTTTCATTTTTTCTCATTTTTTCAAAAAATTTTTTTTGTTCTTCATTAATTTTTTTTGGAGTCCAAACATTTATATGAATTAAAAGACTTCCATATCCATATCCTTCAATATTAGGTAATCCTTTATTTTTTAATCTAAGAGTTTTTCCTGATTGTGTTCCTGGATCTATTTTTATTTTTGCTTTTCCATTAATGGTAGGAACTTCTTTGAAAGCGCCCAATATGGCATCTGAAAATGATATATACAAATCATAATGAAGATTGATTCCTTCTCTTTTTAATTTATTATGAGGAATTTCCTCAATTAACACGATTAAATCTCCGGAAATTCCCCCAAATGGGGCTTCATTTCCTTTTTCAGAAACTTTCAATTGAATTCCTTCTGTAATACCTGCAGGTATTTTTATATTTACTAATTCTTCTTCTTTAATTAATCCATGTTTATTAGCTCCATAAGGAATATTTTCAATAGTCTTACCAATTCCAGAACATACGCCACATTGAGAAGTGGTTTGCATTCTTCCTAAAATAGTATTGGTTATTCGTGTTATTTGACCTGTTCCATTACAAGATATACAATTTTTAAATTGTATTCCTTGAGCAACTTTAAGTCTCTTAACTTTAACTTTTTTTTCTACTCCATTAGCTATTTCTTCTAATGAAAGTTTAACTCTAATTCTTAAATCGCTTCCTTTAATAGTTTTATGTCTAGTAGATCTACCAAACCCGAAACTAGAAAAACCTTCTCCAAATGCGTCAGCAAAAATATCTCCAAAATTTGCAAAAATATCTTCCATATTCATTCCTGAAGCAGAACTACTTCCTTTTATTCCAGAATGTCCAAATTTATCATAACGTTGTCTTTTTTCGGGATTACTTAAAATTTCATAAGCTTCAGCCGCTTCTTTAAATTTTTCTTCCGCTTTTTTTTTATTATCTAAATTTTTATCTGGATGGTATTTTATCGCTAATTTTCGATAAGCTTTTTTAATTTCTTCTGTAGAAGCATTTCTAGAAACTCCTAATACTTCGTAATAATCTTTTTTCATCATGAAGATAAAAATTATTAATTATTTTCCGGTAATGACTTTAGCATGGCGAATCACTTTTTCTCTTAAAATATATCCAGCTCCTATAATTTCTATAATTTTTCCTTTTAAATCTTCTGTGACAGCTGGAATTTGTGTTATTGCCTCATGAAAATCCGTGTTAAAATCATCTCCTTTTTTTATTTTTATTTTATTCAATCCTTTTTCTTTTAAAATTTTAATAAATTTTTCTTGTATCAAAAAAATTCCTTGCACAAGGTGTTCATCTTGATATTTTTTTAATTCTTTAATTCCTCGTTCAAAATCATCTAAAATTGGAATTAAATCTATAATAATTTGTTCGTGAACATTCCTAAAAATATCAAATCTTTCTTTTTGAATCCGTTTTTTATAATTCTCAAATTCTGCAAAAAGACGCAAAAATTTATCTTTTTCTTTTTCCAATTCTTTTTTAAAAAACTCAATTTCTTTTTGTAATGGATCATGTATTTTTTCTTTGCAAGAAGAAGATTTTTCCTCAGATTTATCATGAGATGATTTTACCTGTTTTTCCGTATTTTTTTGATTAATATCCATAATATAAAAAATATTTTCCATACTATATGTAGAGAGGCAAAAGATTTGCCAAAAATCATAATTATGTCATAATGACATTTTATAAATTAAATTATAGAATTGAGTTTCAAATGTTTTCTAATATAATTTAATCTTTCATAAGCGATCCTCTTTGCTTTTTTAGCACCTAAAGCTAAAATATGATCCAATAAAGATTTATTTTTCATAAAAGAAAAAAATCTTTTTCTTTCCAAAGAAAATTTATGAATGATATACTCATATAATGCAATTTTTGCCTCATGATATCCATATCCTCCTTTGATATATCTTTTTTTCATCATATCTATTTCATTAACAGTAGCTATTAAACTATATAAAGATATGATATTATCCGTTACAGGATCTTTATTTTCTTTTACAGATTTACTATCTGTACGAATACTCATTATTTGTTTTTTCAAAATTTCATCTGAAGAAAAAATATTAATATAATTTTTTTGAGATTTACTCATTTTTTTTCCATCTGTTCCTATCACAAACATATTTTGTTTTTGTAAAAAAGCATTAGGTAACACGAATAATTTTTCTCCTATTTTTTTATTAAAATAGTTAGCAATACGACGAGCTATTTCTATATGTTGTAATTGATCTTTTCCTACCGGAATAATTTTGGCATTATAAAGTAAAATATCAGCGGCCATTAAAATAGGATAAGCAAACAACCCAACACTTATTTTTCCTTTATCTTCTATTTCTTTTTTTTTAAAAGCATGAGCTAATGTAAGTCTTTGGTATGGATAAAAACAACTGAAATACCAAGCCAGTTCAGTTACTAATGATACATCTGATTGTCTATAAAATAAACAATTATCTGTATTTAAGCCAAAAGCTAACCATGCAGCAGCAATTTGATAAGTATTATTTTGTATTGTTTTTATATTATCTATTTGAACCATAGAATGTAAATCCGCTATAAATATAAATGAAGAATGTTTTTTATTTTTATTAGCCATATATATAGACGGAATAATAACTCC contains:
- the trpS gene encoding tryptophan--tRNA ligase, which gives rise to MEKMLTGIRSTGTPHLGNILGVIIPSIYMANKNKKHSSFIFIADLHSMVQIDNIKTIQNNTYQIAAAWLAFGLNTDNCLFYRQSDVSLVTELAWYFSCFYPYQRLTLAHAFKKKEIEDKGKISVGLFAYPILMAADILLYNAKIIPVGKDQLQHIEIARRIANYFNKKIGEKLFVLPNAFLQKQNMFVIGTDGKKMSKSQKNYINIFSSDEILKKQIMSIRTDSKSVKENKDPVTDNIISLYSLIATVNEIDMMKKRYIKGGYGYHEAKIALYEYIIHKFSLERKRFFSFMKNKSLLDHILALGAKKAKRIAYERLNYIRKHLKLNSII